The bacterium genome includes a region encoding these proteins:
- a CDS encoding tetratricopeptide repeat protein — protein MKVAWGLMIWLAGALVAGAEGTSTAAVVSGEVADLVSSGRDCLMNGKMTEALALFEKAYSLDPANNEAAFGLSAAYLELKRFDQALPMLEKLNKEVPDSPMVKNNLAWALLKATGAKPEDAARAVKLARSALLDVPSDYSIWNTLGEAYYAAGQFEKGLSAAQSGLQLSNLAGATNSPSRELVARCRKAAGAASVDRDNDRP, from the coding sequence ATGAAGGTCGCATGGGGTTTGATGATCTGGCTGGCAGGAGCCTTGGTGGCGGGAGCAGAGGGCACGTCCACGGCGGCCGTGGTATCGGGTGAAGTGGCGGATTTGGTGTCCAGCGGCCGTGACTGTCTGATGAATGGAAAAATGACGGAAGCCCTGGCCCTTTTTGAGAAGGCATACAGTCTTGATCCTGCCAATAACGAAGCGGCGTTCGGGTTGAGTGCCGCCTATCTCGAGCTGAAGCGGTTCGATCAGGCCCTGCCCATGCTGGAGAAGCTCAACAAGGAGGTTCCGGATAGTCCCATGGTCAAAAACAATCTGGCCTGGGCCCTGCTGAAGGCCACGGGGGCGAAACCGGAGGATGCCGCGCGGGCCGTCAAACTGGCGCGGAGCGCGTTGCTGGATGTGCCGTCGGACTATTCCATCTGGAACACGCTCGGGGAGGCGTATTACGCGGCCGGTCAATTTGAGAAGGGGTTGAGTGCCGCGCAGAGTGGCTTACAGTTGAGCAATCTGGCGGGGGCGACCAATTCTCCCTCCCGTGAGTTGGTGGCGCGGTGCCGGAAGGCGGCAGGAGCGGCCTCAGTGGATCGTGATAACGACCGGCCTTGA
- a CDS encoding DNA translocase FtsK has translation MADVKSNTGSSGLREALSIVLLAVCVIVFLSLVSYDWRDIPLLCEPANTPPANFIGPGGAWMSFVLFEAMGLGAYLIPLWFLGFGIVLIFHGIEHIRAKLLWVILMMFSLACFLDLHTDWFEPLLSALNLSAAGGVPAQSVAQVLSVNLFGSLGAEILVAAVFLASSVLFFGWDAILRFTAMLHTTAEKWAHRDDRDMIDSQKRQPGIKGWKRERLARVAAREEARLEEDEEEPEQGELMVVPETLPVKEPPKPVVKPAPKVKEKPVMPVREPEPKPEPKPEPKPKAEPLPPVVAPPPGSYQLPPLSLLTEVPTDRQAIPTDTDTTGRLIIQTLEEFGIKAELKNVEQGPSVARYELIPAPGVKVEKITNLSNNLALSLKATSVRVQAPIPGRGTVGIEVPNLSTSPVYLREILEGPAWQPHKQEIPIVLGKDVGGNDLVADLSTMPHLLIAGSTGSGKTVCMNSILAGLFMSRTPEQLQLILIDPKIVEFSVYNHLPHLLGARTEVITDPKKAAGALRWAITEMERRYKIMAKAGVRNIKSFNSRPIEKQQALFEGSEEVARLPDRLSYVVIIVDELADLMMTAQAEVENYIARLAQLSRAVGIHMILATQRPSVDVITGTIKANFPARIAFQVAQKNDSRTILDANGADKLLGRGDMLFLPPGSSKLTRAQGALTSDEDINRIVGFIMKQRPPVVEEKADEAPAQKSVMMPGLSDAGNGASAAKAAPSFDDMIVKGGADEAEDDQLLEMSVQIIRETQRASTSSLQRRLRIGYTRAARIMDVLEQRGIVGPARGSDPREILIDMDGDIPGNSASKEEEQI, from the coding sequence ATGGCAGATGTAAAATCGAATACAGGTAGTAGTGGGCTCCGTGAGGCATTGAGCATCGTGCTCCTGGCCGTGTGCGTAATCGTATTTCTAAGCCTGGTCTCGTATGACTGGCGCGATATTCCCCTGTTATGTGAGCCGGCGAATACTCCGCCAGCTAACTTCATCGGGCCCGGCGGCGCCTGGATGTCGTTTGTGTTGTTCGAGGCGATGGGGCTTGGCGCCTATCTGATCCCGCTCTGGTTCCTGGGATTCGGGATCGTGCTGATCTTCCACGGGATCGAGCATATCCGCGCCAAACTGCTCTGGGTGATCCTGATGATGTTCTCGCTGGCCTGCTTCCTGGACCTGCATACGGATTGGTTTGAGCCCCTGTTGTCCGCCCTGAACCTCAGTGCGGCGGGCGGAGTTCCCGCCCAGTCGGTCGCCCAGGTGCTGTCGGTGAACCTGTTCGGGAGTCTCGGGGCTGAGATTCTGGTGGCGGCGGTGTTCCTGGCCTCGTCCGTCCTGTTTTTCGGGTGGGATGCGATTCTGCGTTTCACCGCCATGCTGCATACCACGGCGGAAAAATGGGCGCACCGGGATGACCGCGATATGATCGACTCCCAGAAGCGACAGCCGGGGATCAAGGGATGGAAGCGGGAACGGTTGGCCCGTGTGGCGGCCCGCGAGGAGGCACGACTCGAAGAGGATGAAGAGGAGCCCGAACAGGGTGAGTTGATGGTGGTGCCGGAAACGCTGCCGGTCAAAGAGCCGCCCAAGCCGGTCGTGAAGCCTGCGCCCAAGGTGAAGGAAAAACCCGTTATGCCGGTCCGGGAGCCGGAGCCCAAGCCTGAACCCAAGCCGGAGCCCAAGCCCAAGGCCGAGCCGCTTCCGCCGGTGGTGGCTCCGCCGCCCGGCTCCTATCAGTTGCCTCCGTTATCCCTTTTGACCGAAGTGCCCACGGACCGGCAGGCGATTCCGACCGATACGGACACCACCGGGCGGCTGATCATCCAGACGCTGGAGGAGTTCGGGATCAAGGCCGAGTTGAAGAATGTGGAGCAAGGTCCCTCGGTGGCCCGCTATGAATTGATTCCCGCCCCGGGCGTCAAAGTCGAAAAGATCACCAACCTCAGCAACAATCTGGCCTTGTCCCTGAAGGCCACCAGTGTCCGCGTCCAGGCGCCCATTCCGGGCCGCGGAACGGTGGGCATTGAGGTCCCGAACCTCAGCACCAGTCCGGTCTATTTGCGTGAGATTCTGGAAGGTCCGGCCTGGCAGCCTCACAAGCAGGAAATTCCGATTGTGCTGGGAAAAGATGTCGGGGGAAATGACCTCGTGGCGGATTTGTCCACCATGCCGCATCTTCTGATTGCAGGATCCACCGGATCCGGCAAGACGGTCTGTATGAACTCGATTCTGGCGGGATTGTTCATGTCGCGGACTCCGGAGCAGTTGCAGTTGATCCTGATTGATCCCAAGATTGTCGAGTTTTCCGTCTACAACCATCTGCCGCATCTGCTGGGCGCCAGGACGGAAGTGATTACCGATCCCAAGAAGGCGGCGGGCGCCTTGCGCTGGGCCATTACGGAGATGGAGCGGCGTTATAAGATCATGGCGAAAGCCGGGGTCCGCAATATCAAGAGCTTCAATTCCCGGCCGATCGAAAAACAACAGGCCTTGTTTGAGGGAAGCGAAGAGGTCGCCCGCCTTCCGGACCGGCTCAGCTACGTCGTGATCATTGTGGATGAACTGGCGGATCTGATGATGACCGCGCAGGCGGAAGTGGAAAACTATATTGCCCGTCTGGCCCAGTTGTCGCGGGCGGTGGGGATCCACATGATCCTGGCCACCCAGCGGCCCTCGGTGGACGTGATCACCGGGACCATCAAGGCGAATTTCCCCGCCCGTATTGCGTTTCAGGTGGCCCAGAAAAATGACAGCCGTACCATTCTGGATGCCAATGGCGCCGACAAACTGCTGGGCCGGGGCGACATGCTCTTCCTGCCGCCGGGCTCGAGCAAGCTGACCCGCGCGCAGGGGGCGCTGACGTCGGATGAGGATATCAACCGGATTGTCGGCTTTATCATGAAGCAGCGCCCTCCGGTGGTCGAGGAAAAGGCGGATGAGGCGCCTGCACAAAAGTCGGTGATGATGCCGGGTCTCTCCGATGCCGGGAACGGCGCGTCCGCGGCCAAGGCGGCGCCCAGTTTTGATGACATGATTGTCAAGGGGGGCGCGGATGAGGCCGAAGATGATCAGCTGTTGGAAATGTCCGTGCAGATCATCCGCGAAACCCAGCGTGCGTCCACCTCGTCGCTCCAGCGCCGGTTGCGCATCGGCTATACCCGGGCCGCCCGCATTATGGATGTCCTGGAGCAGCGGGGGATTGTGGGGCCGGCCCGTGGCTCCGATCCGCGTGAGATTCTGATTGATATGGATGGCGACATTCCCGGTAATTCAGCTTCAAAAGAGGAAGAACAGATATGA
- a CDS encoding helix-turn-helix transcriptional regulator: protein MSELLAPRTPGAALRAAREKRHLSLAEVVEATRIKTHIVQALENDDYSVIPAPLYGKGFIKLYAEYVGLDPAPLIRYYISNYARTVRPTLNTELPPPTPVNDGIPQPSPMARFRESSGSMATEVGNNLVTALRDMLHTLMVAWARLRAKRVAPGRSRMSSMRDYSEPTPIPVGKVAALVFAVLVVAILVASGFYLFSGSKASAPASVSLPVTAPAKRPAYAKSLRLAEPPPAPYAKLK, encoded by the coding sequence ATGAGCGAACTCCTTGCCCCCAGAACCCCCGGCGCCGCCTTGCGGGCCGCCCGTGAGAAGCGCCACCTGAGCCTGGCCGAAGTGGTCGAGGCCACGCGGATCAAAACGCATATTGTGCAGGCCCTCGAGAATGATGATTACAGCGTCATTCCCGCGCCGTTGTATGGGAAGGGCTTTATCAAGCTCTATGCCGAATATGTCGGATTGGATCCTGCGCCCCTCATCCGGTACTACATCAGCAACTATGCGCGGACGGTCCGGCCGACACTGAATACCGAGTTGCCGCCCCCGACGCCGGTGAATGACGGGATTCCCCAGCCCTCGCCCATGGCCCGGTTCCGGGAATCCAGCGGCTCGATGGCGACGGAGGTGGGAAATAACCTGGTGACCGCCCTGCGGGATATGCTTCATACCCTGATGGTGGCCTGGGCCCGTTTAAGGGCGAAACGGGTGGCTCCCGGCCGCTCCAGAATGTCATCCATGAGGGATTATTCGGAGCCGACGCCCATTCCTGTCGGAAAAGTTGCAGCACTGGTGTTTGCCGTGTTGGTGGTGGCCATTCTGGTGGCCAGTGGATTTTATCTGTTCTCAGGATCCAAAGCGTCCGCGCCGGCATCAGTATCCCTCCCGGTGACCGCGCCAGCCAAGCGTCCGGCCTATGCCAAATCGTTGCGTCTGGCCGAGCCGCCCCCCGCGCCTTACGCGAAGCTCAAGTAA
- the pgsA gene encoding CDP-diacylglycerol--glycerol-3-phosphate 3-phosphatidyltransferase — MNLPNKITVGRIGLTFLMAGFLTSGIPYGKTLALVTFGLAGLSDWLDGMLARRLNKITIFGQLMDPLADKILVCAAFVSFVAINQIVPAWIVITIISREFVVTGLRLLASQRGRVLPAGPWGKHKMIWQTITIVVIMSGLALQDEILPLFLGVGEHARLIAEYKIYFTNTAMFLSHAVAALTAISGVIYLWDGRDLYMEHT; from the coding sequence ATGAACCTTCCAAATAAAATCACCGTGGGCCGGATCGGCCTGACGTTCCTGATGGCCGGCTTTCTCACCTCGGGGATTCCGTATGGCAAGACCCTGGCGTTGGTGACGTTCGGGCTGGCAGGACTTTCGGACTGGCTGGACGGGATGCTGGCCCGGCGGCTCAATAAGATCACCATTTTCGGCCAGCTGATGGATCCGTTGGCTGACAAGATTCTGGTGTGCGCGGCGTTTGTCAGTTTTGTGGCCATCAACCAGATTGTGCCGGCCTGGATTGTCATTACCATTATCAGCCGGGAATTTGTCGTGACCGGGTTGCGGTTGCTGGCCAGTCAGCGGGGCCGGGTCTTGCCCGCCGGCCCCTGGGGCAAGCACAAGATGATCTGGCAGACGATCACCATTGTGGTCATCATGTCGGGCCTGGCCTTGCAGGATGAGATTCTGCCGCTATTTCTCGGAGTGGGTGAGCATGCCCGGTTGATCGCGGAGTACAAAATTTATTTCACCAATACGGCGATGTTCCTGTCTCATGCCGTGGCGGCGTTAACGGCCATTTCCGGGGTGATCTACCTCTGGGATGGCCGTGATCTCTATATGGAGCATACCTAA
- the rimO gene encoding 30S ribosomal protein S12 methylthiotransferase RimO, with product MSSSTSIPASSDTRLSVGFISLGCAKNLVDSEHMATVLRAEGIPLARSPEEADIILVNTCGFIGDAKEESIDAILRACASKQTGPCRAVIVAGCLIQRYQAELQRAMPEVDAFIGLDQLPHIAKVVRRLAGGERRIYDVSRVSEKVFNPLPERILLTGGPYAYVKIAEGCNHRCAFCAIPGIRGRYRSRSISDIVREAERLLEQGIRELNLISQDTTRYGSDLGVDLPALLKELGKIGGSFWIRLLYGHPAHLSDALLETMAAIPQVCRYLDVPVQHAHADVLSAMQRTGGAKAVRAYPERARARLPGVVLRTTCLVGFPGETRAHFNELTRFVREFEFDHLGVFAFSPEETTAAAKLPRQVPRATALRRRQELMATQQEIAFRKARAHRGGTDEALYLKPLGKGMWEARSRGQAPDVDGVTLVRHPGESVRPGRLGPIRYTGAHGYDLKAVPD from the coding sequence ATGTCGTCCTCCACGTCCATACCCGCCTCATCTGATACCCGGCTTTCGGTCGGGTTCATCAGTCTGGGGTGCGCCAAGAATCTGGTGGACTCCGAACATATGGCCACCGTGTTGCGAGCGGAAGGGATCCCGCTGGCGCGTTCGCCCGAGGAGGCGGACATCATTCTGGTGAACACCTGTGGCTTTATCGGCGATGCCAAGGAAGAGTCCATTGATGCCATTCTGCGGGCCTGTGCCAGCAAGCAGACCGGGCCCTGTCGCGCGGTGATTGTAGCGGGTTGCCTGATCCAGCGTTATCAGGCGGAACTGCAGCGCGCGATGCCGGAAGTGGACGCCTTCATCGGCCTGGATCAATTACCGCATATCGCCAAAGTGGTCCGCCGCCTGGCGGGAGGGGAACGCCGGATTTATGACGTCTCCCGGGTGTCGGAAAAGGTGTTCAATCCGCTCCCCGAGCGCATTCTCCTCACGGGTGGCCCTTATGCCTATGTGAAGATTGCGGAAGGGTGCAATCACCGCTGTGCCTTCTGTGCGATTCCCGGGATCCGCGGCCGCTACCGCTCCCGGAGCATCAGTGATATCGTCCGGGAAGCTGAGCGGCTGCTGGAGCAGGGGATTCGCGAGTTGAATCTGATTTCCCAGGATACCACGCGATATGGGAGTGACCTGGGCGTGGACCTCCCGGCCCTGCTGAAAGAGCTGGGTAAAATCGGCGGCTCGTTTTGGATCCGGCTCCTCTACGGGCATCCGGCCCATTTGAGTGACGCCCTGCTGGAGACCATGGCTGCGATTCCCCAGGTGTGCCGGTATCTGGATGTGCCGGTACAACATGCCCATGCCGATGTGCTGTCCGCCATGCAGCGGACCGGCGGAGCCAAAGCGGTGCGCGCTTATCCGGAACGGGCCCGGGCGCGGTTGCCGGGGGTGGTCCTGCGAACCACCTGCCTGGTCGGGTTCCCGGGAGAGACCCGGGCCCACTTCAACGAATTAACCCGGTTTGTAAGGGAGTTCGAATTCGACCATCTGGGGGTGTTTGCCTTTTCGCCCGAGGAAACGACCGCGGCGGCGAAGCTGCCCAGGCAGGTGCCCCGCGCCACGGCTTTGCGCCGGCGTCAGGAACTGATGGCCACGCAGCAGGAGATTGCGTTCCGGAAAGCCCGGGCCCACCGGGGCGGGACGGACGAGGCGCTCTACCTGAAGCCGCTGGGCAAAGGGATGTGGGAAGCGCGCTCCCGGGGGCAGGCCCCCGATGTGGATGGGGTCACCCTGGTCCGGCATCCCGGCGAATCCGTTCGCCCGGGCCGGCTGGGCCCGATCCGCTATACTGGCGCGCATGGCTATGATCTGAAGGCGGTTCCTGATTGA
- a CDS encoding CdaR family protein has translation MADKWSLIRGLLLNNKRLKALSFVLATLTWYIIQDTISFEIEIPDVRLEIQVQDGMAILNQSASTVDVTFRGSQDDIQRLDSRRLQAVVELTGESGEMSHEIVMKPSMIKGVRGVRATAIHPQRIVVKLDRQAEKRVPVKGRTLGSPLFGQVESVTCEPSTVLLLGPAQKLKTTECVYTQPVEVDGRVESFIRRTAVQAPGDNWVAHMEPADVQVKVTIAGKSAGQLWKNIPVSAVVESGSSLVVDLDPLSVDVIATGRIDTSAAGEKFQVRAFADCIGLTLPGVYTVPVHVNVTGDAMAVARPDVVKVTVRLAGDKKL, from the coding sequence ATGGCGGATAAATGGTCTCTGATTCGCGGTCTCCTGCTGAACAACAAGCGGTTGAAAGCACTGTCATTCGTGCTGGCGACGCTGACGTGGTACATCATCCAGGACACCATCAGTTTTGAAATCGAAATTCCGGATGTGCGTCTGGAGATTCAGGTGCAGGACGGCATGGCCATTTTGAACCAGTCGGCCTCCACGGTGGATGTCACCTTCCGCGGTTCGCAGGATGATATCCAGCGACTGGATTCGCGGCGGCTGCAGGCGGTGGTGGAGTTGACCGGGGAGTCAGGCGAGATGTCCCACGAAATTGTGATGAAGCCCAGTATGATCAAGGGGGTTCGTGGCGTACGGGCCACGGCCATTCATCCCCAACGGATTGTCGTCAAACTGGACCGGCAGGCGGAAAAACGGGTTCCGGTCAAAGGGCGTACACTGGGGTCGCCCTTGTTCGGGCAGGTCGAATCGGTCACCTGTGAACCCTCGACCGTCCTTCTGCTGGGACCGGCCCAGAAACTAAAGACGACCGAGTGTGTCTATACCCAGCCGGTGGAAGTGGATGGGCGGGTGGAATCGTTTATCCGCCGGACGGCGGTGCAGGCGCCCGGTGACAACTGGGTGGCCCACATGGAGCCGGCGGATGTCCAGGTGAAGGTGACCATTGCCGGGAAAAGTGCCGGACAGTTATGGAAGAATATTCCCGTCAGCGCGGTGGTGGAGTCGGGAAGTTCACTGGTTGTGGATCTGGATCCCCTGAGCGTCGATGTGATCGCCACCGGGCGCATCGACACGTCGGCCGCAGGCGAGAAGTTCCAGGTACGGGCCTTTGCGGATTGTATCGGGTTGACGTTGCCGGGGGTGTATACGGTGCCTGTCCATGTGAATGTGACCGGCGATGCAATGGCGGTGGCCCGCCCGGATGTGGTGAAGGTAACAGTACGGTTGGCAGGAGATAAAAAATTATGA